GCTCCTGATTATGTTAAAGCAATGTGGATGATGTTGCAAGCTCCTAAAGCTGATGATTATATCGTTGCAAGCGGTAAACTTAATACTGTGAGAGATTTTCTAGAAGAAACATTTTCATATTTAGAACTTAACTATAAAGATTATGTTTTAGTGGATCCAAAATTTTTTAGAGCTAGTGAGCATAATCCTTTGTGTGGAAATACAGATAAAATAAATAAAACTATTGGCTGGACTAATGAAGTAAGTTTAAAAGAAATAATTAAAAATATGATAGATATTGAGATGAAGAAATATAATAACAGCTAGTTATAAAATAGAAACTAATCTTAATAATAAATTCAGAAGATATAAAATTGTGAGTTACTTTACCTAAAATCTAAAGATATAATCCTATCTTTTTTTATTTTATATTTTTCTGTTAAGAATTGATAAATCTTTTCATATCTTCCAAATAAACTAATTATAATTTTTTCGTCACTTATTAATAGTTTTTCAATAGGGTATATGCTTATATTATTAATAGTTGTTGAATATTTTTGTTCATCCAAGTCAACTATAAATAGAATATTCTTTTTGTCAATTAATTTTGTAATAAGTTCACATCCCGTTCCTGCTCCATAAATAATATATTTATTATCATTATTTATATTTTTTTTGAAAAAACTAATCAGAAGACTTAGATACTTTGAAAAATCCATACTACTTTGATTGATAGTATTAATATTTAGGTAATTATTAATTTTAATATCTTCAATAATAAAATGATTTTTCACTTTACTTAATTCTAAAGAATCTAGGTATTCATTATATGAAATATTTTTTTCATCTGTTAAATCTATAAACTCAATTATCTTATTCTCAGACTTTATCCATTTATCTTTAATTAAAGAGGCTGTATATTTTGCATTATGTGAAATTTCTTTCCAATTATTTAAATCTACTCTTTTAGGATTTGTAAAATCATATAAAAAGCCATTTTGTTTATCTTTTATGTATTCATTCATTGTTGGGAAGTTTGGTGCAACAATACATTTTCCAAGGCTCATTGCTTCTAAAAAGGCTAGTCCAATACCTTCAAAGAGTCGGGGAGCAATAAAAATATCAAATTCGTTAACTTTATTAAAAAAATCTTCTTTTGAATCAAACCAATGTGAAAATGAAATATTGTAATTTATAATATCATTTTCACTAGGTTTTTCAAACCAATCATCTTTTTCTTCTATGGGAGATATTCTATGCATATGAATAGATTCTATCTGAGTAAAATCGATAAGTTTTTTAATCAAAATCCAGTTTATCTCTTTTGATCTTTGCCAAAAGAATATTTTAGGTTTATTATTTTCTTTATTAAGTATTTTAGGTTTTATTGAATCTAAACTTGGCATGTATTGTACATATAAATTCTTTTTAAAATCTAGAAAATCTAATTTTTCAAACAAAGTTTTAGAAAAATTTATGAATTTATAGTTGTGATATTTACTCCATTTAGAGTAATCTATTTTTAAGTCATTATCAAACATTGGTATTAATATTATATTTTTATTATTAAATAATTCTAATTCTTGAATATCAGGAAATATTTGAAATAAAATAATTGCATGTAAATTTGTAATATCATTGATCCTAAAATTTGTTATATCTGCCTTGTACTCACGAGTATGAGTCCAAAAAAAAGTAATATCATAATATTTCGTTAGCATGTCACAAAAGAATTTTGTAGATAAAGTTTTTTTGTGGAATTCATGCCCTATTATTGCTATATTTTTCATAATTTCTTTCTTATAATTAATCCAATAGATGTAATGACATATTTATCTAGTAATAGTTTTATATGATT
This region of Arcobacter sp. F2176 genomic DNA includes:
- a CDS encoding glycosyltransferase; the protein is MKNIAIIGHEFHKKTLSTKFFCDMLTKYYDITFFWTHTREYKADITNFRINDITNLHAIILFQIFPDIQELELFNNKNIILIPMFDNDLKIDYSKWSKYHNYKFINFSKTLFEKLDFLDFKKNLYVQYMPSLDSIKPKILNKENNKPKIFFWQRSKEINWILIKKLIDFTQIESIHMHRISPIEEKDDWFEKPSENDIINYNISFSHWFDSKEDFFNKVNEFDIFIAPRLFEGIGLAFLEAMSLGKCIVAPNFPTMNEYIKDKQNGFLYDFTNPKRVDLNNWKEISHNAKYTASLIKDKWIKSENKIIEFIDLTDEKNISYNEYLDSLELSKVKNHFIIEDIKINNYLNINTINQSSMDFSKYLSLLISFFKKNINNDNKYIIYGAGTGCELITKLIDKKNILFIVDLDEQKYSTTINNISIYPIEKLLISDEKIIISLFGRYEKIYQFLTEKYKIKKDRIISLDFR